The genomic segment AGGGCGTTTTCCGCGCCACCAATGACAAAATCACTAGCGCCGTGGACAGCGTGCTGGCGGATGTCATCAACGATATGGCCAACGACAGCAGCGTCAATAGCTTCATCAAGCAAAACGCGCGTTAATCTTTTCCGTTCACCCGCCTACCCGCGGCGCCGGGCAGGTTAACCCGAAAGCCGTCTATGCCCATGACATCCGTTCGACTTGCCACGCTTACCCAGCGCCGTTCCCTCATTTTGCTGTGCCTCCGGTTTGCCGCTGGCGCTCACCTCCGGCACGCTACAGGCCTGGATGACGGTAGCCGGGTTGGATCTGAATACCATCGGTTTTTTCTCGCTGGTGGGTCAGGCGTACGTCTTCAAATTTCTCTGGTCGCCGGTAATGGATCGCTACAGCCCGCCGCTTATGGGCCGTCGCCGCGGTTGGCTGGTCATTTGCCAAGTGCTGCTGATGGTGGGGCTGCTGGCGATGGGTACCCTCGATCCGGCACGCAATCTGGCGTGGTTGGCGGCGCTTGCGGTATGGGTGGCGTTCTGCTCCGCCTCGCAAGATATCGTGTTTGACGCCTACAAGACCGATCTGCTGCCGGCGGAGGAACGCGGCACCGGCGCCGCGGTCTCGGTACTGGGGTATCGCCTGGCCATGCTGGTGTCCGGCGGCCTGGCGCTGTGGCTGGCGGATCGCTGGCTGGGCTGGCAGGCCACTTACTGGCTGACGGCCGCGTTGATGCTGGTAGGCTTGGTCAGCACCCTGCTGGCGCCGGAGCCGGACCAGGCGATACCCAGGCCGGCCAGTCTCGAGCAGGCGGTGATGGCGCCGCTGCGCGACTTTTTCGGCCGCGATAACGCCTGGCTTATCTTGATGCTGATTGTGTTTTATAAGCTTGGCGACGCTTTTGCGCTTAGCCTGAGCACGACCTTCCTTATTCCGCGGCGTAGGGTTTGACGCCGGTCAGGTGGGTATGATCAATAAAAGCCTGGGCTTATTGGCGACGATCATCGGCACGCTGGCGGGCGGGCTGCTGATGCAGCGGCTGTTGCTGTTCCGCGCCCTGATGCTATTCGGGCTCCTCCAGGCGGTCTCCAATGCCGGATACTGGGCGCTGGCGGTGACCGATAAACACCTTTGGTCGATGGCCGCGGCAGTATTTGTCGAAAACCTGTGCGAAGGCATGGGCACCGCGGCCTTCGTCGCGCTGCTGATGACGTTGTGCAACAAATCCTACTCCGCCACCCAATTCGCCCTGCTGTCGGCGCTGGCCGCCGTCGGCCGGGTCTATGTCGGCCCTCTCGCCGGCTGGTTCGTTGAACTGCACGGCTGGGCCTGGTTTTACCTGTTCTCCGTCGCCGTTTCATTTCCCGATCTGGGCCTATTGATGCTGTGCCGCACCACGTTGACCGCGACGCAGCAGACCGGCGATTTCCTGCGACGCGGCCATTTTAGCGCCGGTTATCGCCTGGCGCAGCGCCTCTTGGCGACCGGCGGCGCGCTGGCGCTGCAAATCGACGCGCGTGACGTTGCCTTTCCTTTCCTGAACTCCGTGAGTTTCTGGTTCTTCGTCGTCGGCGTCATCCTGATTAACGTCTCTCTCGGCGTGGGTGAATTCGCCCAAACCGGCTGGGTGGCTTATCCGCCGCTGGCGGGCAAGGAGTACAGTCCCGGCGTCGGGGTTGATTACTGGATCTGGAGTATCCAGATAGCCGGTATCGGAACCACCCTGACCGGCGTTAACTTCTTCGCCACCATTCTGCGCATGCGCGCCCCCGGCATGCCGATGATGAAAATGCCGGTCTTCACCTGGGCCGCGCTGTGCACCAACGTGCTGATTATCGCCGCGTTCCCGATTTTAACCGTGACCATCGTACTGCTGACCCTGGATCGCTATCTGGGTACCCATTTCTTCACCAAGGATATGGGCGGCAATATGATGATGTACGTGAATCTGTTCTGGGCCTGGGGCCATCCGGAAGTGTACATCCTGGTGCTGCCGGTGTTCGGCGTGTTCTCGGAAGTGGTGGCCACTTTCTCGAAAAAACGCCTGTTCGGCTACACCTCGCTGGTATGGGCGACCATCGCCATTACCGTGCTGTCGTTCTGCGTTTGGCTGCACCACTTCTTCACCATGGGCTCCTGCGCCAACGTCAACGCCTTCTTCGGCACCATGACCATGATCATCGCCATCCCGACCGGGGTGAAGATTTTCAACTGGCTGTTCACCATTTATCAGGGTCGCGTGGTGTTTAACTCGGCGATGCTGTGGGCCATAGGCTTTGTCATCACCTTCTCCATCGGCGGGATGACCGGCGTGCTGCTGGCGGTGCCCGGCGCCGACTTTGTGCTGCACAACAGCCTGTTTTTGATTGCCCACTTCCATAACGTCATTATCGGCGGCGCGGTCTTCGGCTGCTTCGCCAGGATGACCTACTGGTTCCCGAAAGCCTTCGGCTATACCCTGAACGAAACCTAGGGCAAACGCGCTTTCTGGTTCTGGATTATCGGCTTCTATGTCGCATTCATGCCGCTGTACGCATTGGGCTTCATGGGGATGACCCGTCGTTTGAGCCAGCAGATCGACCCCGTCTTCCATCCGCTGCTGATGGTGGCCGCCCGCCGCCGGCGCCGCGCTTATCGCGCTGGGTATCCTGTGCCAGGTGATCCAGATTGTGGTCAGCGTGCGCGATCGCGAAAAGAACCGCGACCTGACGGGCGATCCGTGGGGCGGTCGTACTCTGGAGTGGGCCACCTTCATCTCCCCCGCCGTTTTATAACTTCGCCATCGTGCCGGAGGTGAATAACCAGCGCGATGTGTTCTGGCAGATGAAAGAAGAAGGCACCGCTTATCAAAAACCGCTGGCCTATGAGCCGATCCATATGCCGAAAAACACCGGCGCTGGTGTGGTTATCGCCGCCTTCAGCCTGGTGTTTGGCTTTGCCTTGATCTGGCATATCTGGTGGCTGGCGATCGTCGGGTTTGCCGGCATGATCGTGACCTGGATAGTTCACAGCTTCAATGAAGGCGTGGATTATTACGTGCCGGTAGAGGAAGTCGAGCGTATTGAGAACCGGCATTTTGACCAAATCAGTGAAGCGGGCGTGAAGAATGTCAACTAAGATCCTATCCAATCATGATACCGCCCATGCCGAGCATGGGCACCACGATGCG from the Candidatus Sodalis pierantonius str. SOPE genome contains:
- a CDS encoding MFS transporter; the protein is MPLALTSGTLQAWMTVAGLDLNTIGFFSLVGQAYVFKFLWSPVMDRYSPPLMGRRRGWLVICQVLLMVGLLAMGTLDPARNLAWLAALAVWVAFCSASQDIVFDAYKTDLLPAEERGTGAAVSVLGYRLAMLVSGGLALWLADRWLGWQATYWLTAALMLVGLVSTLLAPEPDQAIPRPASLEQAVMAPLRDFFGRDNAWLILMLIVFYKLGDAFALSLSTTFLIPRRRV